Below is a genomic region from Eupeodes corollae chromosome 1, idEupCoro1.1, whole genome shotgun sequence.
caggcaTCTTACTGTTTGCATTAGAAATTTCGTATATACctactttgaaaaatatactataaatataaatactttgAAACTTTGAATGCACCTCATCttgcactcaccgaaccttgCTCCCTCCTCACTTTGCACGCACTCCAACTTGCACcgaccccaaatcctatagtgagcccaagcaggggggttgcagcatgcccccccttaCGGATCCCACTGTTTCATACAACCAAACTTGCACCTaccattgttactatcaaaataagagaataaaagaattaaattaaaatagtagttgtggttattttcaattttctcaaaaactaaaagacataaaatcatctagttttcagttttcgatcaaaaataaataagggcaatgtattctaaaaaaaaaattgtagataatctaaaagttttgaaatattacactctaaaccatatttttaactttttttttaccaaattttgagtttaaaacagtgtttttcgcaaactatgcatagttttgacttgatttaaaaacaagctactagacacaagtgttggctttaaaaaaaggtataatacttaattgtaagtattaccgttattttttaattattttttttccatttaaagtacatgtttttttaaattgcccctaccgcctaaacggggggagatagacccccccccctcccatagtaaaaaatgcttgtattaagcccctctaccaaaaaccgttattatatctcggcgccaaaattatcgtactcgtgcccaaatatttaattacctacttcttttttaaaatgtcttataTTATTTAAAGATTTGATTTCACTACGAGGTTGCTTTCTTATCAAGCCTAAAGTTTTGAGCACTtctatttttcttgaataacttttCAGTTAACTTTCTAATAAAGTTGCCTTTATTGGAAAGCAATTTATTTGTAATGGCCAATCAAATACTAGAACttgtcttactttcaagtcccctAAGTTCCTCTGAGCCCGCACAATGACATATGAAAATTCAACCAGATACCTTGGTGTAATTTGGTTCAAATAATAGGGTTGACTGCAATTAAAGTCCAATATTTTGTCTGAACCTATAATCCTGggaaacggcgcactacagcgctaattggatctcaggctaggttgccttgagatcgccatttctacctataaTCCTGGGAAATCCATTCAAATGAgggatataaaatattaaaaaaagggatTTGACCAGCTTATGTTTCGATGATTACTGTTAGTTTTCTCTTATTTATGTTGTGCAATCCATTCAAATCAGAGTTATGAAGTATTTACAAACAATATGTTTGGCCAGTCCATGCTTCCAAGATTACTGATTGTTTTCTTACAGTCTGATTGGCAAAGCATGAgaatgaaaaataagaagaattcaATATTCCTTCTCAGCAAGAAACCAAGTCATCCTATTTTGGTTTAACATCTTCAATATCTCGAAAAAATAGCTTAAACTTAccgttaaaattgtaaattttgtgaaGCTCTTTATGGAGAAATTTAGCTTATTACTACAAAATATTATGAGGAAGTTGTTAAGGCCACTTgggagttatcagtgtgcaTAGTTGCATCCCTCCCTTTTTATCTGAAAatagtaattttgtttaattgattttctttatttggTTGGGGTTCATctgcttattttatatttcaaagatttGTGATAATTTTCTCAgccagattgaaaaaaaaacaggataataaaatataaacgaaTATACAATTCATGCTCACCCAGCGATCAAAATAGCATTAGGAAATACTTGAGAAATCGAGTCATACCAATTCTATTCTTGAAGTTTTTGAGATTACAGAAATGATATTCTATTCTTGAAGTTTTTGAGAATACAGAAATGATGTAACAAACGTAAACTGGTCAATTTCCTTCTTAAAacattaagtttgttttcaatttttctgtaaGTCGTCACTTGAAACTTAGACATATTTTTCTGAGTTTATCAGGTTCTAAATTATTTCACTATTTCAACTATTCTGCAGAATAATTACCCTGCTCCAGCTAAACACCGTAAACACCAAGAACGTTttcacaataaataaataaactttgggacagttttttcaataaatgaaattaacgGTAccgaactttaaaaaaaaacaaataagattaAGAGGAGAAGAAGATCAATTCAGgcattttttctgaattttaagagaattttatcaaaagtaataatgatttaaaaattactttcaaatgATTCTAATTCACCTTTACGGTCTCTTAgtctttttacaatttttgaacactAATCCACACAtttcagtagtacccgtggcattatgttagtgcgttggactgtcataccagaggtcttgggttcgatccctgcctatgccatctaaagattTCTCACGGGTTCacaagaattgacaaattatccaagagtaatttttcagTCGTTCGGGTTCGGCTTAACACTGTAGGTCCCCTCGATCAATGACAACCCTGGcaacagttctcgcacacaggaatggttgagagttgcaagacactaggcccaagttctcaacggactgttggaccacccaatttatttatttactttattttaatccACACATTTCACTTTTCAGCCGTAGGAAGTACATTTTATGTACTGTAAGAAATTATAAAACCCTGTTATAATATCGTATACATATTAAATGCAACTCTAAACAAACCTTCATatgctgaaaaataaaaacatcaaattaaaaaaaaaaaccattaatctataaattatttagaatatgaaaaaatatttaattctaaatacatcaacatttttctataaatttaatttttagttggtTTCAGTTTCTGTATTAGAGTTTCTATACTATTTGCGTCCACTAGACCAATAAACTTATCCACAACAACTCCGTTTTTGAAAGCCAATACTGCAGGCACAGCTTTTACTTCAAAAGTTTCCACCAAATCTGTGTTAGAGTCTACATCTATAACTGCCAGATCAATTTCATCAGAATTTCCAAGCAACTCTTCCATTTTTGGAGTAAGTATTTTGCACGGGTCACACCATTCAGCATGAAAATTTACTATTACTGGATTTTCACTGTTGATTAccttcaaaataaacatttaaaaggaaAGTTTAAGATAAACAGTtagttaatatttaattcaacaaTATCTCACTTTACGATCAAAGTCATAATGATCCTTTATTACGAAGGATTTGTAGCAATTTTGTGAATTTGACAACCTTCTTCTTGAATGAGTCACAGCTTGTTTAAATAATACCCTTGAGAATTGGTTCAgcattttaatttgtaacaCTGATTTGTCTAGAAGTTAACACTATTTTTCTGTTCCACTCACTTTAAAGAAaactgtatacaaaataaatgtggACATAAATGTTCGGTCgagataaaaagaaatattttgataagaaaaatgtTACTCAAATTAAAAAGTGTGCATATTCGTCATAAGGAAAGGATGACATGCATACCATATTAAATACGTTCAAgcaattaattgtttaaatttgtttatttattcttatatcCATTAGTTTACCAAATAGGACtaaattttattcgaaatataTCAATATCAGTGTTATTTTTGATGATAATAAAGTTTgctattgattttaattttgaatgtcaaaaacaaagatGCTCAATTTAACGATAGAAACGTTGGCTAGTCATTCTGGTTTTAAATCAGCTGTTTAGAATAATATGGCCACACAATtcacaatggctgcgttcaatctcaggcagatagggtatccggatactttttgttaatgttttacgtgtaaaataacagcttatcaaaaacagctgagatgtcgaaaaaggaatccaaacattgacatactatacatggactgctagtagctAACTTCACGATGGTTAcacttttaacggacaaaacactagcgcaaagagggctatgcggaaaaattgtgtaacatttaatacttacatccactgctgtcgtttttgctactatagtagtattttactattttcagagTCAACTGCTAGTCTACCCACTCACGAAAACTACTCCCCAACATaaaacggaaaagaaatttgtactTGGTTTGcaagaaaaaccaaaatttaaaatataatgaccCAATAATAGtggaacaacagaaagaaaattttcagacgtaagccttataaaagataaaaaaaaacaaattcactcaAGGTAGAAACGGTGAATGCCCTACTTACTGCTAAGgaacttcttaaaaacaatttcaccgaaaaatgggagccatcgaaaactttaatctagaataacaaaacattgtttaaggcggcagttatagctatcattggttttcatcattgaaaacaaacattggaacttttttgacaggtcgtttatagctatccttaaacatttctgtcattgaaaaaatttcccgattgaaatccaccgacaaaattttactgagtgaaatctatcattggaattgtgtgaaattggaacacaaatcagtggaacgattcatttcacttttgaacataaagtatcagctgttcaggaaaatgaatttccgtccattgtagagaaaaataaatgcgcaactacacttttttttctcaaaaaaaaatttttgtgtgatttccgatggatgattatataattttcatttctaatcaaagggaaacaccgtcttgatcgatttcaatggtagCTATAATTGACCCCTTAATGAttgtaactgaaaatatgaaacattgaatttacaataatgactttaatttattcttgaatattcaaacatgtatgttgatgtaaaatataatttcaattgtcaatttcttatttaataaaaaatttatgaatttaaattatttatttcaactctattattttaaaacgtTGGCCTTTAAGCAGTGAAAGCAGAAATTTGGTACGACATTATATCCttctatttgtctgttttcggaacattaaccttcgcaataggccaattaacttcgaatttggacatttttattttcagtttttaattttgttcgtgggccaagcatgtgtttgttgtttttttgttttactcctcaattaaagaaaatgctcccaaaatgatagaaaaatactactcttgaaattttcaaaacgacagCACTGTCACggcaaaaaaaacatggcatcatttgtcttcaacaaattatactagatttcagtactttctatgtcagaaaaagcttatctcaactaaatacaaacagatgtcgctaaatatttcatatctttttttgccactgtgcctgaaagggctagtgtagcttatttgaagtggaaccatttttattcaaattttgtatggaaaattcacaccactagcagtccatgtatagtatgtcaatgaatccaaaggtatccaagaattatTGGGGTATGTatgtatctgacagaacagctgattcaacacatggttgaatttcaaaaactcgaaaattgatttcagccttTTCTATTTGTTAccaacaaaaagatacaaaatgttggttgaagttgtatttgaaaatattttgtacataatagacgatgaagaagctatttgcctccgaattttagaaggtaattatgatcatttttttaaacttcaaaattgactaaTTTTGTTCtcgtgagaattttttttttgtttcttgcgCTTTGATGATCAATCAGTTGGATGCGTATTTAGTATTAGTATttagtattttatattaaaaaagaaaaaaacatggttAAAAGTTGCACAAAAAGTgcgaaaagtttaaatatgaACAACACTAGTATCACCTTAACAACTAAGGTATGGCCACACTATACAAAGCACTAATGTTGTTCCCcttttgtagatgaccaatttgctaggtctGATCTCCAGTCTAGTGTCCAGCATTATGAAGTTGAAGAACCTCATCCTGTTCATAGGTAGACCAAAAAAATACGTCATATATTTACCTTAATCTTGTGGACATAAATAActctaatttttttgtttttatgcatCTTGTGGAGCTACAAGCAAATAAGGTTGCTGAAAGGAAAGGTTAGTTATCCTTTCAGATGATTGAAAACCCCAAAGACGAACCACCATTCTATTCTTATTGGAGGAGTACAGAAAGAGAAAGGACCAGCTGCGAGACCCAATAATCCGAcgaagaacaatttttgaagaaattgcaaaagttcttgaagaacacgggtcaatttttaataagaaggaattagaaataaaattaaaaatatgaaaaagttcaaatgtttttttgctttttgtgaacagctgaaaattgttttcattttttgacagctatctcaatgcagctatccaactcgttcaacaaggtatctaataATCCACCTACCCAAGGTACCCTATCCAACacaagattgaacgcagccattgtggtctgttttttttttcttactataaTTACCTATTTtgttatgtcaaaaacaattgttcAAGTGTCATAGTTACGAATTGTTGGATTttgtaagaattaaaaatatttatgaaccactatttttagaaatttttcatATATCAAATCCCTATAAATCATTCAACCATTaggaatgaaaatattaaatactaaCTAGAAGACTTTATACAACATTCATGTTCGTAAGTATTACGTgcgctaggcgcgcacatgcaactttttcgaaaccaaatagtacgatcgttagttgcccaaacatcgcgcacataagcaactccaaaagaaatcaacgaaataaaccaatgcacaggaaacatttatatactttttatatctcatatacacgaaaaaaaaaaatattttcaaatttgtcctTTTCTTTTGCTTATGAAACAAAAGTGTAGATATattgttgaaatgaaaaattatataaaatatattttttgctttttgaaaGAGATTTTATAAGTCAATACAAATTTCTACATATGGATATATTAAGTTCACCCGTTGAACACACAACGCCTTGTGAAAgggcaatttcaaaaaatgtatctagaCCTCCGATAGTCCGTTCCCACCCAAGGATTACTTCACATGAGCGACAGAAGTTTTGTTGAATTTCTCTTTTTGATGC
It encodes:
- the LOC129953787 gene encoding thioredoxin, mitochondrial, with protein sequence MLNQFSRVLFKQAVTHSRRRLSNSQNCYKSFVIKDHYDFDRKVINSENPVIVNFHAEWCDPCKILTPKMEELLGNSDEIDLAVIDVDSNTDLVETFEVKAVPAVLAFKNGVVVDKFIGLVDANSIETLIQKLKPTKN